A region of the Myxococcus stipitatus DSM 14675 genome:
AGCACCTTCGGGTCCGCGCCGTACTTCTGCGCGTACTTCTCGATGTACGGCCAGAGCTGCTGGAGGTTCAGCTGCGCGTTGCGGTCCTGCGGCAAGCCAGAGGACTGGACCGACTGGGGCGAATAGTTCTGCTGACGGCCTTCAATTCGAGGAGACATGGGCACTCAGCGATGGAGATTGGGTTGGGTACTTCCTATGCACAGATTGTCGCTGGCTGAGAAAAAGAGTTGCCTCTGACCCCGCTGAATTGCCTGACTTCTGCCTACCTTCGAGGGGAGGATGGCTCTGGGCATCAGCAAACATGGACTCGGAGTCGCAAATGAATGCGCTGCGTTATGTGTTCGTGACATGCGTCGTCGGAAGTGTGTGGTCGAGCACCAGCACCGCGCAGCAGCCGGCGCTGTCCGGCGTCTACGCGCGAGAGGGAGCCGCCCTGGCGGTGCTCGAGGGAGATGAGCAAACGATCATTCAGTACGAGTCGACTTTTCCGCAGGGCCAGAGCACGGGAGCCTGTGAGTGCACCTTCTCCGTGCGCCAGAAGAAAGCCCCGGGGACCTGGGTCCTGGCCTCGGTCCAGCCTGAGAGGATTTGGACGCTGACTGTGGAATCCGGGCGCTTGAAGCTGAAGGGGCCGGGGACGGGCTGTTGCGGTGCGGGGTGGAAGGGGCAGGACAGCTTCGCGCGCCCGTCCACGCAGGTGCTGACGGCGTGCAAGGCGAAGGGGACGCGGGTGCGGTTGCAGCCGTTGGAGGGCGCGGCGGGGAGTGGCCCGTCGGTGGCCGCGGGGGACGCGGTGCAGGTGTTCGCGTCCGTGCCGCCGCCGGACCTGGTGCCCGCGCGCGTCGTCCAAGGGGGCGCGGCGTTGGTGGGGCTGGTGCGCTACTCGGACCTGGAGTGTCCGGAGCCAGGACGCGAGGCGGGCGCGGACGTGAAGTGGCTCGCGGGGCGCTGGGTCCAGGTGCGGACCGAGGGGAAGGGGTACGTCATCGAGAAGTACTGCGACTCGGCGACGCCGTCGCTGCTGCTGAAGTCGGATGGCGCGCTGGTGGTCGACTTCGGGCAGGAGTCCGTCGAGGGCACGGTGACGGCGGTGAAGCCCGGAGAGGCGGGCGCGTCCACGCTGGAGGTCGCGTACGAGGGCGGCACGCGAGAGACGCTCCAATGGACGGTGGTGGACTCGAAGAGGAACGTGGTGCGCCTGAAGGGAGGGACGGACTACTTCCGCCAGGGCGAGCTCTACGTCCGCGACAACGCACGGAAGGGGATTCCCGTGCGTGCCGAGGCTTGCGACGAAGCCGAGTGAGCCCCAGGCTCAGCCGAGCTTGAACGGCGTCAGCTCCGCGACGTCCTCGAGCAGCAGCGGCGGCGAGTGCAGATACGCCGTGCTGCGGCGTTTCTGGTCGATGTCGTCATAGACGCGCTGCACCTGCGTGGGCGTCAGGCCCATCACCTGCGCGGCCTCGGCCGTGGACACGTCGTGGTTCTTCGCCCACATCAGGAGGTCGAGCTGTGAGTAGTGCACGGAGAAATAGAAGTCCTCCTGCGACTGGGGGAGGCTGAACGTGTCCGTGGTGGGCTCGCCGCTGGTGATCTCCTCAATCACTCCCAGGTGCTTCGCCAGCGCGTAGGTCTGGGTCTTGTAGAGGCCGGCGATAGGCTTTACATCCGCGGCGCCGTCGCCCAGCTTCACGAAGAAGCCCTGGTCATACTCCAGCCGGTTCGGCGTGCCCGCCACCGCGAAGTTCAGGCGGTCCGCGTGGAAGTAATCCATCATCTTCCGCGTGCGCTGCTTGAAGTTCGTCGCGGCGACAATCTGCGTATAGGCCTGCGGCGGGAGACGGAAGCGGCGCTCCTCGCCATTCACTTGCACCACGACGTAGAAGAAGTTCACCGCGTCCGTGTTCAGCCGGTCGCCGTGCATGACGATCTTCCACTTCATGTCCGGAGTGAACTCCGGGAAGACCGAGCGCACCGCCTCGTCACGCTGGCGATAACAGCCGGCGGCCTCGAGGACGGGGGCGATGTCGTGGAGCTGGTACTTGATGCCCAGCTTCTCGCAGAGCTTGCGCCCCAGCTGGGAGCTCCATCCGCTGGAGTCCTTCTCCGGCAGGAGGATGCCAAAGACTCGCTCCGGCCCCAGCGCGCGCACCGAGAGCGCCGCGACACACGCGGAGTCGATGCCGCCGGAGATGGCCACGACGATGCCTCGCTTGCGCAGCTTCTTCAGCACCGTCTCGCGCAGCTTCTCGGACAGCTCGGCCGCCTTCGCCTCCCAATCCAGTTCCAGCACCTGCTTGGAGAACGTCATTGTGTAGACCCCTCTCGAACCCTTCACGAAGAACCGACCGACGAATACCGGGTGCGCAGCTCCGCCTTGAGCACCTTCCCGCTGGGCCCGCGAGGCAATGCGTCCGTGAACACCACGTGCTTGGGGACCTTGTGCACCGGCAGGGCCTCCCTGCAGAAGCGTCGCAGCTCGTCCTCCTTCACCGCGGCTCCCTCTTGGAGCACCACCACCGCGCACGCGGCCTCACCGCCCAGCGCGTCCGGAACACCCACCACCGCCACCTCGCGCACCGCCGCGTGACGCGCGAGCTGATGCTCCAGCTCCGCGGGACTCACCCGGTGGCCGCCCACCTTGAGAATCTCCTTGGCTCGCCCCACCAGGAAGATGAAGCCGTCCGCGTCTCGCCAGGCGAGGTCGCCCGTCCACAGCCAGCCGTTCCGGAGGATGGTGGCGGTCTCCTCGGGCGCGCCCAGGTAGCCGGGCGTCACGTTGGCGCCTCTGGCCACCAGGTTCCCTGTCTCACCCGAGGGGAGAGGCGTGCCGTCGTCACCCACCACGCGCAGCTCCACGCCCGGAATGGAGACGCCGATGGAGCCCGCCTTCTCCGCGGCCCGGGTGGGCGGCAGGTAGCTCAGCCGGGCCGTGGCCTCGGTCTGTCCGTACATGACGTACAGCTCCGCGGGATACAGCGCCTCCCGTGTCCACTGAATCGTGTCGGGCGACATGCCGCCGCCGGCCTGGGTGGCGTAGCGGAGGCGCAGCTTGGACAGGGCCTCCGCCCCAGCCTGGCGACGGAGCAGCTCGAACGTCAGCGGCACACCCGCGAAGCCCGTGCTGCGCTCCTCCGCCATGGCCTCCAGCACCACCTGCGGATACATGAATCGCGGATCCAGGAACACCGAGCCGCCCACGAGCAGGTGCGTCTGCAGGACGCTCTTCCCGTAGCAATAGTGCAGCGGGAGGACCAGGTGCGCCCGGTCCCGTGAGGACAGGCCCAGGTACTCGACGATGGAGCGTGTGTTCGCGGCGATGTTTCCAAACGTCTGGATGACGCCTCGAGGAGTGCCCGTGCTGCCAGAGGTGTAGACGATGGCCGCGTGTGCGTCGGACTTCACCTCCGGGAGTGTGCTCAGGGGCGACGCCGGGGCCTCGGGGTCGAGCACTCCGTCCTCCTGCACCCATGTGCACGTCGCGGGTGACAGGGCTTGCAGCATGCGCTCCGGCGGGCGCGTGGAGTGAATCACATACAGGTGTCCCAGGCCGGGCTTGCCCGCCCACTTGCGGGCGTCCTGCCCGAAGATGAAGGCATGGCGGGCCTGGGTCTGCGCGAGGATGTCGTCGACGGAGCTCGCGCCTGTCTCACGGTCCAGCTCCACCGCGCACGCGCCCAACGCCTGGACCGCGAGCCCCGCCACCGCACCGGCCGAGCCCAAGGGCAGGGCGATGAGGACCTTGTCACCGGGGGAGACACCTGATGCCCGCAGGTGCCCCGCGAGCGCACGCAGGGCCTCGGCGAGCTGTCTGTAGTTGAGCCGCGTCCAGGGCGAGTCCACGGCGGGAGCGTTGGGGGTGCGCTCGGCATGGGCGAGAACCCAGGCGGGGGAGGAATCCAACGCGCTCATACCGCCTCCTGCTTCGCCGCGCCCCGGGCCGCCTGCGGAAGCGGACGCGGCGCGAGGAATGGATGTGCAAACCACCACCGCGAGGAGTCCGTCGCGCTCATGCGGCCTCCAGCTCCACCGCGTCCAGGTCCGCCTGCGGCGGCGAACGAGGCGCGAGGAAGTGATGTGCCAGCAACTGCGTGGACGCGATGGCGAACAGGGCCATGGTATCGGCCTCGCTCTCGGCCGAGTTGGGCGCGCGCAGCTTGGCGACCAGTCGCTCCGCCTTGCGCGCATCGAACACACCCACCTTCGCCACCGCCTCGGGCGCCAGCAGCTCCCGAGCCCACGCGGGCGCGTCCGGCCCCACCAGCGCTCCCGCGATGGGCGCTCGATAGGGGAACTTGCTGCGCTCGAGAATCGACGCGGGGACGCGGCCTCGCGCGAAGCGCTTGAGCACGTTCTTCTCGTCCAACCCCTTGAGCCGCACACGCTCGGGGATGCGCGCCGCCAGCTCCATCACCGACGTGTCCAGGAAGGGGAACCGCCCCTCCACCGCATTGCCCAGGAGCATGCGGTCGCCCTGCGCGGACAGGAGGTAACCGGACAGGAGCGTCTTCGCCTCCAGGTACTGCGCCCTCGCCAGCGGACGCCACGAGGCGACGGCGGCGGGCACCGTCGACAGCACCGACGCCACCGGGTCCTCATCCGCCACGCTCGCCGCGAAGTCGGGCGCGAGGAAGCGCAGGATGCGGCCACTGTTCGACCAGCGCACCAGGTGCGAGAAGCCCAGGCTCCCCGGGTCCTCGAGCCCCATGCCGAAGAACTCCCTCAGCAGCTCCACGTTCTGCTGGCTCACCGATAGGGTGGGGTAGAGCCGTCGCAACAGCAGGGGCCGCCACTTCGACGCCGGATGCCGCGCCCAGAACTGGCGGACCTTCGTCTCCTTGAAGAGGTCGTAGCCCAGGAACATCTCATCCGAGCCCTCGCCCGTGAGCACCACCCGGATGCGATTGTCCCGCACCCACTCGCTCAGGCGGAGGAACGGTGCGGGCGCCGAGCGCATCATCGCCTGCTCCGCATGGAAGATGACCCCGGGCACCAGCGCGCCGATGTCCCCGTCCTTCATCTCCACCACGCGGTGGTTCGTCCGCAGCTCGCGCGCCACCGTGGCCTGGTGCTCGCGCTCGTCGAAGCGCGCGTGCGCGAAGCCCACGGAGAACGTCTGCAGCGTCCCTCCCAGCTGCTCCTGCGCCAGCGCGCACAACAGACTGGAGTCCAGTCCTCCCGACAGGTACGCCGCCACCGGCACGTCCGCGCGCAGCCGCAGCCGCACGGCCCGCTCCAGCGTCTGGCCCAGCTCCTCCTGGATGCGCGCGTCGCTCGCCGTGCTCGGCTCCACGCCGAAGTCCAGGTCCCAGTACCGGAACGTCTCCAGCTTCCCCGCACGGAAGCGGGCCGAGTGCGCCGGAGGCAACAGCCGGACACCCTCGAACGACGTGCGCGGGGCGACCGGCGCCCATAGCTGGAAGGTCTGCTTGAGCCCCCGAGCATCCAGCGCGGGTGTCACCAGCCCGCTCGCGAACAGCGCCTTGGCCTCCGAGCCGAACGCGAGCTGTCCACCGGGCAGCTCCGCGTAGAACAGCGGGCAGATGCCCACCCGGTCTCTCGACAGCCACAGCGTGGCGTCTCGCGGGTCCCACAGCGCGAAGGCCCACTGGCCCTCGAGCTTCCGCACACAGTCGATGCCCCACGCGAGGAACGCCGCGAGGATGACCTCCGTGTCCGAGCGCGTGCGGAACGTGTACTGGCCGGAGAGCTGCTCGCGCAGCTCCACGTGGTTGAAGATTTCACCGTTGAAGACGAGGGTGAGCCCCGTCGCCGCGTCGCGCATGGGCTGATGCCCACCCGTGAGGTCGACGATGGACAGGCGCGTGTGGCCCAGCGCCACACCGTCCAACAACAAGGCCCGCTGTGCGTCGGGGCCCCGGTGACGGAGGCTGGCCGTCATCCGGCGGAGCCGCTCGGCGGGCTCGGACCGCGCGGTCCCTCCCGCCGGGAATGTGAAACCCGCGATGCCACACATGGCGCGCGCTCAGCCTGCTTGAGGAAGCCGCTGCGGCTGCTTGCGCTCGACGAAGGCCACCACCCTCGCCAGCGAGTCCAGGTTCTCGGGCACCAGCTCCTTGTCCTCGAGCTTGATGCCGAGCTCCGTCTCGATGAAGGACACCAGCTCCATCATCCCCGTGGAGTCGATGAGCCCCTTGCGCAGGAAGGAGTCGTTGTCGCCGAAGTCGTCCACGAAGAACGTGTCGACGATGAAGGCACGGATACGGTCTCGAATGCTCACGGGAGGTCCTGTCTGGGAATGCGGTGGATGAACGGGAAACGGCCCGGACGTCAAAAGCTTCGGCGTGCGTCCGGGGATTGACGCTCGAGGGGGTCAGCTGCCTGTGTCGCGGGCGACAAGCTCCAGGCTCATGTTCCGAGCGGGGTTGCCCATGGCCAGGGTGTCGGGTGGCACGTCCTGCGTCACGATGCTGCCGGCGGCGACCACGGAGCGCGCGCCCACGCGCACCCCGGGCATGATGATGGCGCCGTGGGCCACCCAGACGTCGTCCTCGATGACGATGGGCGCGGTGTGCCGCCCGTCCCGGTCTCCCACCCGGACGAACGAGGCGAACATGCACCGGGCCCCCACGCGCACCGACTGCCAGGCCTCCAGCGCGACGCCGTAGTTGAACTGGCTCTCCGGACCGATGAAGAGCTGCGCTCCGGGGTGACACGACAGCGAGCTGGGAATCATGCCCGCCACGAAGGTGAGCCGGTCTCCCAGCACCATCTCGCCTTCGTTGTGCACGGAGAGCGGCCCGTAGGCGGCCACGTTGCGGCCCATCGACTGGACGGCGCGGAACACCCAGCGCGCGCGCACCAACGCCACCGCGCGCTCGGCGCGAGGCTGCATGGACTTGCGCAGCTCCTCGAGCTGGGCGGCCACCGCGGGCAGCCGGACAAATGGCAGACGCGACGTCATCCCATCACCTCCCTGCGCAAGACTCGGGCAGGCACTCCGCCCACGCTGACTCCAGCCGGAATCTTCCGGGAGACCACCGTCCCGGGCGCCACCGTGCAGCCCTTGGAGAGGTGGGTCCCCGGCAGGAGGATGGCGCGGCTTCCCACCGACACCGCCTCCTCGATGACCAGCGGCACCGACGCGGGCCGCGCATGGCGGTTGCCCCGGAGCGGATGGTGCTGATTGTCCATGACCTTGCAGAAGGCACCCAGGCGCGAGCCCGCGCCCACGGTGATGGAGCTCATCGCCTCCAGCGAGGCGCCGCCCTCGAGCACCACGTCATCACCCAGGATGATGAGGCTGTCGCTCGCCACGACGTTCAGCTCGATGGGGGCCAGCCGGCCGTCCAGGATGACGCGGTTGCCCACATGCACTCGACCCGCGCCGTGAATCCACACACGGCCCAGCACCGTGGGCGAGTCCCCCACCTCCTGACAGCGCCGGAGCTTCAGGCGGGACAGGAGCGTCTTCAGCTCACGCGACAGGGATTGATGGAACGGCGTCATGTCACGGCGTGGCCTGGACAGCGGGAATGGGAGGCTGCACCGCGGGCGCGGGCAGGTTCGCCAGGAAGTTCATGAGCTCCTGGGCCAGTCGCTCCTGGCCCGTCGCGTTCAGGTGGCCACCGTCATCCGAGTATCCCGGCACCATCGCGGGCCAGGCCTGGCCGTTCAGCTCGTAGGTCTCTCGCGAGCCGTCGGGCGCGGTGGACTCCAGCCGCGCCAGGTCGAACAGCGGCTCCTTGCCGCCGTACGTCTTGCGCATCAGCTCGTTGAAGGTCTCTCGCTGCACGTTCTCCGCGATGCCCCACACGGGCCGGCCGAGCAGCTCCTTCAGCCACGCCTTGGCGCCGCGCTGCACCGTGGTGAGCGGCGCGGTGACGTGCACGAAGGTGGTGTTCGGGTGGCGAGCCTTCAGGCCCTCCATCGACGCGCGGTACTTCTCGAACAGCGCGCGGCTGTCCGTGGCGCCGTTGAAGTCGATGTAGCAGAACTTGAAGAAGGCCACGTCCGTCGTCTTGGCCAGCCCCGAGTCCATCATCCGCTCGAAGTCGGCGATCTTCGACTCGGGCTTCTCGTTCTGGCCCACCATCGCGTGCGCCAGGGTTCCGGGCGCCACCGACTCCGTCGGACTCTTCACCTCGATGATGCGCGGTGCGGGGCCCTGCGATGACGCGGGCAGTCGTTGCACGCCTTCCAGGAGGTTGCCACCCACGGACTGGTGCCCGAAGAAGATGCGGCGGCTCGACAGCTTCTCCAGGGGAGCACTGCTCCCCGGCGTCGCCGCGTGCGCGACCGCGCCATGCAAGGCCATCAGCAACATGGCGGGCAACACCAGCACGCTCACGCGCACCAGAAAGCTCCAGTCGAAGTGCATGCGGACTCTTAAACCCTTCCCTCGGCAAGCGTCAAAGGGCCAACCGTGCGGGACGTCCGCTGGTTCGCTCATTGTCTCGCGAGAGGGGATGGGGCGAAGTCACCCCATGCATGCGTTTGGGGTGGTGTGAACAACCCCAGGGGCTCCGGCCTGGTGGCGGTCCGCTACTCGGCGCGCAGCGAGACGGAGGGCGACACGCGGCTCGCGCGCAGCGCGGGGACCCACGTGGCCAGGAGGGACACTCCCGCGAGCACGAGCGCGACGCCGACGAAGACAGTCGGCTCGTTGGCGTTCACGCCGTACAGCAACGAAGCAAGCAGCCGCATGCAGACCCCCGCGGTGAGCAAGCCCATTCCCACGCCCATCACCGTGAGTCTGAGTCCCTGGCGCATCACCAGCCCCAGCACCTGCCGGGGGTGTGCGCCGAGCGCCAGGCGGATGCCCAGCTCCCGTGTGCGTTGACCCACCGAGTAAGCCATGACGCCATAGACACCCACGCCGGCCAGCACCAACGCGAGCAGCGCGAAGGCGGCCAGCAGCCGCGTCGTCGCCAGCGGGCGGGACAGCTGTCGCTCCATCCGGCTGTCGAAGGGGAGGAGGTCGAAGATGGGCTGGTCGGCGTCCATGGCCTTGAGCTCCAGGCGCACCGAGCCCGCAAGGGTGGAGGGCTCGCGCCGGGTCTTCAGCACGACGGACATGACCCGAAGCGGGTACTGCTCGAAGGGGATGTATGCCTCTGGGGTCGCGGGCTCCGTCAGCCGCGAGTGGCGCACGTCCGCCACCACGCCGATGATCTCCCGGAAGGGCGCGTTGTCGCTCCAGTCCAGCCGCACCCTGCGGCCCAGGGGCTCGTTTCCGCCCAGGAAGGTGCGCACGAAGCTCTCGTTGACGATGATGACGGGCGCCCCCTTCTCGGAGTCCTGGGGGCCGAAGTCCCGGCCCTGTCTCACCGCGATGCGCAGGGTCCGGAAGTAGTCCGAGGAGGCCACGCGGAACTCGGCGACGTGGCGCGCCGTCGGATTCACGGAGCCCCCCTCCAGCGTGAAGTCGCCGTTGGTGTTGGAGCCTCCCAGGGGCGCGTCATTGACCACGCCCGCCGACTCCACGCCTGGCAGCGCGCGCAGGCGCCCCAGCAGCTCGGCGTAGAAGCCGCGCAGGTTCTCCGGCTGGGGGTACTTGACGTCGGGCAATGACAGACGTCCGGCCAGCACGCCTTCCGCGTCGAAGCCAGGGGACACGCCCTGCACGTTGCGCAGGGTCTGCACCATCAACACCGTGCCCACGAGGAGCACCAGGGCCAGCGCGAGCTGCACCGCCACCAGCATGTTGCGCAGGGGATGATTGGCGCGCGCGCCCACGGCGGTGCTGGACTGCTTGAGCAACGGCAGCACATCCATGCCCGTGGTGTGCAGCGCGGGCGCCAGTCCGAAGAGCAGGCCCGCTCCCACCGAGAGGCCCAGGCTGAACAGCAGCGCGGGCACGCTCAGCTCCACGGGCG
Encoded here:
- a CDS encoding class I adenylate-forming enzyme family protein, whose protein sequence is MSALDSSPAWVLAHAERTPNAPAVDSPWTRLNYRQLAEALRALAGHLRASGVSPGDKVLIALPLGSAGAVAGLAVQALGACAVELDRETGASSVDDILAQTQARHAFIFGQDARKWAGKPGLGHLYVIHSTRPPERMLQALSPATCTWVQEDGVLDPEAPASPLSTLPEVKSDAHAAIVYTSGSTGTPRGVIQTFGNIAANTRSIVEYLGLSSRDRAHLVLPLHYCYGKSVLQTHLLVGGSVFLDPRFMYPQVVLEAMAEERSTGFAGVPLTFELLRRQAGAEALSKLRLRYATQAGGGMSPDTIQWTREALYPAELYVMYGQTEATARLSYLPPTRAAEKAGSIGVSIPGVELRVVGDDGTPLPSGETGNLVARGANVTPGYLGAPEETATILRNGWLWTGDLAWRDADGFIFLVGRAKEILKVGGHRVSPAELEHQLARHAAVREVAVVGVPDALGGEAACAVVVLQEGAAVKEDELRRFCREALPVHKVPKHVVFTDALPRGPSGKVLKAELRTRYSSVGSS
- a CDS encoding acyltransferase; this encodes MTSRLPFVRLPAVAAQLEELRKSMQPRAERAVALVRARWVFRAVQSMGRNVAAYGPLSVHNEGEMVLGDRLTFVAGMIPSSLSCHPGAQLFIGPESQFNYGVALEAWQSVRVGARCMFASFVRVGDRDGRHTAPIVIEDDVWVAHGAIIMPGVRVGARSVVAAGSIVTQDVPPDTLAMGNPARNMSLELVARDTGS
- a CDS encoding acyl carrier protein, translating into MSIRDRIRAFIVDTFFVDDFGDNDSFLRKGLIDSTGMMELVSFIETELGIKLEDKELVPENLDSLARVVAFVERKQPQRLPQAG
- the nadE gene encoding NAD(+) synthase — translated: MTFSKQVLELDWEAKAAELSEKLRETVLKKLRKRGIVVAISGGIDSACVAALSVRALGPERVFGILLPEKDSSGWSSQLGRKLCEKLGIKYQLHDIAPVLEAAGCYRQRDEAVRSVFPEFTPDMKWKIVMHGDRLNTDAVNFFYVVVQVNGEERRFRLPPQAYTQIVAATNFKQRTRKMMDYFHADRLNFAVAGTPNRLEYDQGFFVKLGDGAADVKPIAGLYKTQTYALAKHLGVIEEITSGEPTTDTFSLPQSQEDFYFSVHYSQLDLLMWAKNHDVSTAEAAQVMGLTPTQVQRVYDDIDQKRRSTAYLHSPPLLLEDVAELTPFKLG
- a CDS encoding ABC transporter permease, which produces MDSLRQDLRYALRTLKHTPGFTIAAVVTLALAIGANTVLFSAIHAMLLKPLPFRSPAELVRIWCDQEGIAFASVTPTELLGWREHSKGFSELAGFSRHDLSLTGGDTPERVRAARVTPNFFKLLGTPPTQGRDFVDEDAQPDNASRTALVSHGFWRDSMGGAADAVGRDIMLDGHSHTVVGILPEGFNFPDFGDDVEVWLPDWMNPEAHGNHYMRVLGRLAPGISMEAATADLPRAARAVHEARVGDKPDKAHAVTTLRWQEHLTASSRPVLWALWGAVGFVLLIACANVANLLLVRALARQRDGAIRAALGASRRRRVQQALAESVLLGLLGGVIGLLLVMWGMELVRTLLPESMLRMTPVELSVPALLFSLGLSVGAGLLFGLAPALHTTGMDVLPLLKQSSTAVGARANHPLRNMLVAVQLALALVLLVGTVLMVQTLRNVQGVSPGFDAEGVLAGRLSLPDVKYPQPENLRGFYAELLGRLRALPGVESAGVVNDAPLGGSNTNGDFTLEGGSVNPTARHVAEFRVASSDYFRTLRIAVRQGRDFGPQDSEKGAPVIIVNESFVRTFLGGNEPLGRRVRLDWSDNAPFREIIGVVADVRHSRLTEPATPEAYIPFEQYPLRVMSVVLKTRREPSTLAGSVRLELKAMDADQPIFDLLPFDSRMERQLSRPLATTRLLAAFALLALVLAGVGVYGVMAYSVGQRTRELGIRLALGAHPRQVLGLVMRQGLRLTVMGVGMGLLTAGVCMRLLASLLYGVNANEPTVFVGVALVLAGVSLLATWVPALRASRVSPSVSLRAE
- a CDS encoding acyltransferase, yielding MTPFHQSLSRELKTLLSRLKLRRCQEVGDSPTVLGRVWIHGAGRVHVGNRVILDGRLAPIELNVVASDSLIILGDDVVLEGGASLEAMSSITVGAGSRLGAFCKVMDNQHHPLRGNRHARPASVPLVIEEAVSVGSRAILLPGTHLSKGCTVAPGTVVSRKIPAGVSVGGVPARVLRREVMG
- the asnB gene encoding asparagine synthase (glutamine-hydrolyzing), with the translated sequence MCGIAGFTFPAGGTARSEPAERLRRMTASLRHRGPDAQRALLLDGVALGHTRLSIVDLTGGHQPMRDAATGLTLVFNGEIFNHVELREQLSGQYTFRTRSDTEVILAAFLAWGIDCVRKLEGQWAFALWDPRDATLWLSRDRVGICPLFYAELPGGQLAFGSEAKALFASGLVTPALDARGLKQTFQLWAPVAPRTSFEGVRLLPPAHSARFRAGKLETFRYWDLDFGVEPSTASDARIQEELGQTLERAVRLRLRADVPVAAYLSGGLDSSLLCALAQEQLGGTLQTFSVGFAHARFDEREHQATVARELRTNHRVVEMKDGDIGALVPGVIFHAEQAMMRSAPAPFLRLSEWVRDNRIRVVLTGEGSDEMFLGYDLFKETKVRQFWARHPASKWRPLLLRRLYPTLSVSQQNVELLREFFGMGLEDPGSLGFSHLVRWSNSGRILRFLAPDFAASVADEDPVASVLSTVPAAVASWRPLARAQYLEAKTLLSGYLLSAQGDRMLLGNAVEGRFPFLDTSVMELAARIPERVRLKGLDEKNVLKRFARGRVPASILERSKFPYRAPIAGALVGPDAPAWARELLAPEAVAKVGVFDARKAERLVAKLRAPNSAESEADTMALFAIASTQLLAHHFLAPRSPPQADLDAVELEAA